Proteins encoded within one genomic window of Panicum virgatum strain AP13 chromosome 1N, P.virgatum_v5, whole genome shotgun sequence:
- the LOC120653914 gene encoding transcription factor IBH1-like 1, which yields MRGPHARAFQQGFLKNLILSLQARSEACCVSSSGSASAVMSLQERKRAIKSSADIAMAAARGGGARWPRAILASSSSSSSLSSRPATCKSPAGKARRCNRIVRRCFRARRSRDGAGACSRARTATAMMTSGEVARRLVRKRTKVLRKMIPGGELLDEISLLHEAMDYVAHLHAQVDVLRRISNAVR from the coding sequence ATGCGAGGCCCCCACGCCAGGGCCTTCCAGCAAGGCTTCCTCAAGAACTTGATCCTGAGCCTGCAGGCCCGCAGCGAAGCCTGCTGCGTCTCATCCTCGGGGAGCGCGAGCGCCGTGATGAGCCTCCAGGAGAGGAAGCGCGCCATCAAGTCGTCGGCCGacatcgccatggccgccgcccgcggcggcggagcgcggtGGCCGCGGGCCATcttggcttcttcttcttcttcttcttcgttgtCGTCTAGGCCGGCGACGTGCAAGTCGCCGGCCGGGAAGGCGCGCAGGTGCAATAGGATCGTGAGGCGGTGTTTCCGCGCGAGGAGGTCGAGAGACGGCGCTGGTGCTTGTTCCCGTGCAAGAACGGCGACGGCGATGATGACTAGCGGTGAGGTTGCGAGGAGGCTGGTGAGGAAGAGGACCAAGGTGCTGAGGAAGATGATACCTGGAGGCGAGCTGCTCGACGAGATCTCGCTGCTTCATGAAGCCATGGACTACGTCGCGCACCTACACGCGCAGGTTGACGTGCTCCGGCGCATCTCGAATGCAGTGCGATGA